In Tenacibaculum sp. 190524A02b, the genomic stretch CACAAAGTGTTTTACTACAGCAGATAAGTTGTGAGTAGCTGCAAAATTGGGAGTTGCTTTTACTGGATAGTTTTTATAATCTCTTTCTGTATCTAAGTACGAATAAGACAACCAGTACTCCGTGTTTTTTATGGTTTTCCCATCTCTCCAAAATACATCCAACCCTTTTGCAAAACCATTTCCATTATTAGTAAAGTTAGCGGATGGTATCGCTCTTGGGGTATCAAATTTTACTAAATCATCATACTTTTTATAATACCCTTCTACTCTAAAAATCTGTCTATCTTTTACATATTGATAATTGGCAATCCAATGTGTTGCTTTTTGAGCTTTTAATGCTGAAGTAAATTTTAAATATTCATTGTTAGGATTTTGATAAAACTGTCCGTAAGCTACTGAAAACTGTCCGTTTTTTCCTGACTTATAAGCTAAAGACACTCTTGGTGAAACCGTGAACTCATTTAACAATCCTGAGTTTTCCATACGCACTCCTACTTTAGATGCTAATTTTTTTGAAAAGAAAATATCCGACTCTGCATATACACTACTAATATCATTGGTAAACTTATAATCAAAACTTCCTACTAATGGGTTTTTATAGTTTTCAGAGAATTTTGTTAGTAAATACTCCGCTCCAAAATTTAATTTAAATCTATTAGAAAAACGTTTTTGTAGCTTTATTTTGGCATGAACTGAGTTTTCTACATCGTTTACTTTATCCTCAATAATTCCAACTTTGGCACCGTCATTTGTATAACTCAAGCCTCCAGATACTTTCCAACCAGCTCCCAATCTTTGTTTATAGGATCCGTTGAAATATAAGTTTCTATTTTGCAACCCAAAACGTAAACCATTTTCATAATTAATATCCTCTTGCAACGTTTCTAAATCTGTATAATTAAAAGCCCCATACAATTTTAGCAACGCATCCTCATTTACTCGATAACGATATACCATTTCTCCACTTGCCGACTGAAAAGGCTTCATCCATACATTTCTATCAGGAAAAAGCTCTAAATAAGGTTTCAGATTTATGTAAGATGTATTAAAGCTTAATGAGTTTTTACCCCAAATTTGGGTATTTCCAAGTCCAGCACCTACTGTCATGATAGAAATATCTGTTTTTTCTTGCATAGGTTCATCTACTGTATTCATAGTTAACACACTTGATAATGCTTGTCCGTACTCCGCTGAATAACCTCCTGTTGAAAAAG encodes the following:
- a CDS encoding TonB-dependent receptor, yielding MKKLLITTILILLPFVIMAQETISGTVTDTQGKAIEGANVYVEGSYDGGSSDEKGAFSFETSEKGTQTLVVSFISFETYTKITEVSAMKKLTIKLKEDVNTLDAVTINAGSFEAGDNAKVTALKPLDVVTTASALGDFVGALQTLPGTSTVGEDGRLFVRGGDAGETQIFVDGIRVFTPYSPSARNVPTRGRFSPFLFKGFSFSTGGYSAEYGQALSSVLTMNTVDEPMQEKTDISIMTVGAGLGNTQIWGKNSLSFNTSYINLKPYLELFPDRNVWMKPFQSASGEMVYRYRVNEDALLKLYGAFNYTDLETLQEDINYENGLRFGLQNRNLYFNGSYKQRLGAGWKVSGGLSYTNDGAKVGIIEDKVNDVENSVHAKIKLQKRFSNRFKLNFGAEYLLTKFSENYKNPLVGSFDYKFTNDISSVYAESDIFFSKKLASKVGVRMENSGLLNEFTVSPRVSLAYKSGKNGQFSVAYGQFYQNPNNEYLKFTSALKAQKATHWIANYQYVKDRQIFRVEGYYKKYDDLVKFDTPRAIPSANFTNNGNGFAKGLDVFWRDGKTIKNTEYWLSYSYLDTERDYKNYPVKATPNFAATHNLSAVVKHFVKDWKSQLGLSYNFSSGRNYTDPNQAGFLNAKTINYNSVSFNWAYLISQQKILYFSVNNVLGTQNIFGYNYKNTPNTNGTFDRQAILPAADRFFFVGFFWTISDNKKDNQLNNL